In Daphnia pulex isolate KAP4 chromosome 7, ASM2113471v1, one genomic interval encodes:
- the LOC124197174 gene encoding 6-phosphogluconolactonase-like, translating to MSSASWLSRVFCYCRECQSVAGNQRGSSYVNLNAESSSNMEKIEIVDSEEQVVHALVHFVEEKSKAAIAERDRFVIGLSGGSACTFFCKGLPMITSDWTKWKFIFCDERIVPFDDAECTFSVYKNQLFSKIPLTDENFVVIDPSLSAKDAAEDYERKLKALYPDVVGLPKFDFLLVGAGPDGHTCSLFPGHPLLDVTDRWVTSIEDSPKPPPCRVTLTYPIINNALCAAFAFAGAGKADLVKRLLKDKEDLPANRVKPLELLWILDKSAASQL from the exons ATGTCGTCTGCCTCGTGGTTATCTCGTGTCTTCTGCTACTGCAGGGAGTGTCAAAGTGTTGCCGGCAATCAACGCGGATCTTCATACGTTAATTTAAACGCAGAATCAAGTAGCAAcatggaaaaaattgaaatagttgATTCAGAGGAACAAGTCGTTCACGCACTGGTTCACTTTGTCGAGGAGAAATCCAAGGCAGCCATTGCTGAGCGAGATCGTTTCGTTATCGGCTTATCAG GAGGTTCAGCTTGCACATTTTTCTGCAAAGGCTTGCCTATGATTACATCAGACTGGACTAAATGGAAGTTCATTTTCTGTGATGAACGAATCGTACCATTTGACGACGCCGAATGTACATTTAgtgtctacaaaaaccaattaTTCTCTAAAATCCCTCTTACTGATGAAAATTTCGTCGTTATCGATCCTTCATTGTCTG CAAAGGACGCTGCCGAAGATTATGAACGCAAGCTAAAAGCTCTGTACCCCGATGTCGTAGGTTTaccgaaatttgattttctactCGTTGGAGCAGGCCCAGATGGCCACACTTGCTCTCTTTTCCCAG GTCATCCGCTATTGGATGTAACGGATAGGTGGGTGACTTCAATTGAGGATTCACCCAAGCCACCGCCGTGCCGTGTCACGCTAACCTATCCAATCATAAACAACGCTCTTTGCGCAGCCTTCGCTTTCGCTGGGGCTGGAAAAGCAGACTTGGTTAAG CGCTTGTTAAAGGATAAAGAAGACTTGCCGGCTAACCGTGTCAAGCCGCTGGAATTGCTTTGGATCCTCGATAAAAGCGCAGCCAGCCAGCTGTAG
- the LOC124197173 gene encoding dual specificity protein phosphatase MPK-4-like: MDLVEGKLWIGGLSAALDGKLLHDQEIVAIVTVDIKPLPPNGNLDYLFIPAHDVCEQDLLGCFRSVFEFIEKGIKHGGVLVHCFHGVSRSAALVISYLQNKHNISTDEALARLQAVRPSVMPNEGFMAQLRLYRLLLQLDKMDSTVMKWYNLQRTTKTHTHRPDIFPVVPSHARSSSALKCRTCRHVLAHGEDILHHKPGEEADWKDLSWVQFALSDNARTESCRQAFFVIPPTWINAINAPQGKLNCPKCRSKLGAFSWNQSLKCPCAASFQPAFYFTPSRVDFIVNK, from the exons atggATTTGGTCGAGGGAAAGTTGTGGATCG GGGGTTTGTCTGCAGCTCTGGATGGCAAGCTACTACACGATCAAGAAATCGTTGCTATCGTAACTGTTGATATTAAACCTCTGCCCCCTAACGGGAATCTCGATTACCTATTTATCCCGG CTCATGATGTCTGTGAACAGGATTTACTTGGCTGTTTTCGTTCAGTCTTTGAGTTCATTGAGAAGGGAATTAAGCATGGTGGTGTCCTCGTTCACTG TTTTCATGGAGTGTCAAGGAGTGCAGCCCTAGTCATCAGCTACCTTCAGAATAAGCACAACATTTCAACTGATGAAGCACTGGCAAG ACTTCAGGCAGTAAGGCCTTCAGTCATGCCTAATGAAGGTTTCATGGCACAGCTCAGGCTTTATAGATTACTCCTACAATTGGACAAGATGGATTCCACGGTCATGAAGTGGTATAATTTACAGAGAACCACCAAAACACACACTCATC GCCCAGATATATTCCCAGTGGTGCCTTCCCATGCAAGATCATCATCTGCTTTAAAATGCAGAACTTGCAG GCATGTTCTGGCTCACGGAGAAGATATCTTGCATCACAAACCTGGAGAAGAAGCTGACTGGAAAGATCTTTCTTGGGTTCAGTTTGCTCTTTCGGATAACGCCAGAACAGAATCGTGTCGTCAAGCCTTTTTTGTCATACCACCAACTTGGATCAATGCAATCAATGCGCCACAGGGGAAGCTCAACTGTCCGAAATGTCGGAGCAAACTCGGGGCATTCAGCTGGAACCAAAGTCTCAAATGTCCTTGCGCCGCTTCATTCCAACCCGCTTTCTATTTCACACCGTCAAGAGTCGATTTCATCGTCAACAA GTAA
- the LOC124197168 gene encoding TBC1 domain family member 15-like, producing MDNSEAGGSFLLYEQDGVLLTTKGISGDNSNLHLGKLRIVKEKTGIYMLWLSEENSAGLPYSGSTDTDWTVINPNQGSVGYHSNGTGRPIRFEVEDLKCICLSPISDSSGQPRRHTSGAKADPGRTCSVTFVQTDGTTYSNLIFPGGSTHGLLDALTQHLVLKRSCHDDSMILCEPKTPKLRRDPYERSLAELRLFPDRNPAMHSAGYARLGQLGQIGVGAWRFVNDLKRDPYTATMTAFSKISDYLLHEEVKANEDIAELLQKSLTLDEPTTTAQRVPIASSNDADESTMLVGSSDSSVEGYEVIQPPVADLIPRPRVNRGQPLTEIEWQTYFDEEGRIEKSQEIRIKIFRGGIEPSIRSEVWKFLLGYYPWHTSQVERKELRDKKVEEYFRMKLQWRSLSALQESRFASFKQRKDLIEKDVNRTDRTISYYAGENNTNVSTLRDVLMTYCLYDFDLGYVQGMSDLLAPLLFVLDDEVDAFWCFSAYMERVSLNFHLDQAGIKRQLSQLRMLVQAVDPHLASYLDTRDSGNLFFCFRWLLVLFKREFNYPQILRLWEVFWTDGPFHGDEESLSATNFHLLVALSILDSQRNTILENRFGFTEILKHVNDLALYIDLEEALAKAEGIFIQLKDSPSVGSEVRRILGLREMSESSEDSPSSNSTDSLLEERYETALGLHYL from the exons ATGGATAACTCAGAAGCTGGAGGATCG TTCCTCCTCTACGAACAAGACGGAGTTTTGTTGACTACCAAGGGAATCAGTGGTGACAACTCTAATCTTCATCTGGGAAAACTGCGCATTGTTAAagag AAAACGGGGATATATATGTTATGGTTAAGTGAAGAAAATAGTGCAGGTCTACCATACTCTGGCTCTACAGACACTGATTGGACAGTAATTAATCCTAATCAAGGTTCAGTTGGTTATCATAGCAATGGTACTGGAAGACCTATTCGTTTTGAAGTTGAAGATTTGAAATGCATTTGTTTATCTCCTATTTCTGACAGCAGTG GACAACCTAGAAGGCACACAAGTGGGGCAAAGGCTGATCCTGGTCGGACGTGCAGTGTAACATTTGTGCAAACTGATGGAACTACATATTCTAACCTTATTTTTCCGGGTGGATCAACTCATGGTCTTCTTGATGCTCTTACTCAACATTTAGTGTTAAAACG ATCTTGCCATGATGACTCGATGATTTTGTGTGAACCCAAGACCCCTAAATTAAGAAGAGATCCATACGAGCGATCGTTAGCTGAGCTGCGCCTTTTCCCTGACCGAAACCCAGCTATGCATTCAGCCGGATATGCTAGATTAG GTCAATTGGGTCAGATCGGTGTTGGAGCTTGGAGATTCGTTAATGACTTAAAGAGAGATCCCTACACTGCAACCATGACTGCTTTTTCGAAAATATCAGACTACTTAC TCCACGAAGAGGTGAAGGCCAATGAAGATATTGCAGAGTTACTTCAGAAAAGTTTAACACTAGACGAGCCCACGACTACAGCCCAAAGAGTTCCAATTGCGAGTAGTAATGATGCTGACGAAAGCACAATGCTAGTGGGCAGCTCAGATTCGTCAGTTGAAGG TTACGAAGTAATTCAACCGCCAGTGGCAGACCTTATCCCGAGACCAAGAGTTAATCGAGGACAACCCTTAACTGAAATCGAATGGCAAACTTATTTCGATGAAGAAGGGAGAATCGAGAAATCCCAAGAAATCCGCATCAAAATATTTCGGGGG GGGATCGAGCCATCTATCCGTAGTGAAGTGTGGAAGTTTCTTCTAGGCTACTATCCCTGGCACACGAGTCAggtcgaaagaaaagagttacGCGACAAGAAAGTCGAGGAATACTTTCGTATGAAGCTTCAGTGGCGTTCACTTTCTGCTCTCCAAGAATCCCGTTTCGCCTCCTTCAAGCAACGAAAAGATTTGATCG AAAAAGATGTCAACCGAACAGACCGGACCATTTCTTACTATGCCGGCGAAAACAATACAAATGTTTCTACTCTTCGTGATGTCCTGATGACCTATTGTTTGTATGATTTCGACCTCGGATATGTCCAG GGTATGAGTGATTTGCTTGCTCCACTTCTCTTCGTTTTAGACGACGAGGTGGATGCCTTTTGGTGTTTTTCGGCGTACATGGAGCGTGTA AGTTTAAACTTTCACCTAGACCAGGCTGGCATTAAACGTCAATTGAGTCAGCTCCGAATGCTTGTACAAGCTGTTGATCCGCACTTGGCTTCCTATCTTGACACTCGCGATTCtggcaatttgtttttctgcttTCGCTGGCTTTTGGTCCTGTTCAAGCGTGAGTTTAATTACCCCCAAATCTTGCGCTTATGGGAAGTCTTTTGGACGGATGGACCGTTCCACGGCGACGAAGAGTCACTTTCAGCTACCAACTTTCACTTGCTGGTTGCTCTCAGTATTTTGGATAGTCAAAGAAACACAATTTTAGAAAATCGCTTCGGATTTACTGAAATTCTCAAG CATGTGAACGATCTGGCATTGTACATTGACCTGGAAGAAGCTTTAGCCAAGGCGGAAGGAATATTCATACAACTCAAAGATTCTCCATCGGTGGGCTCTGAGGTCCGTCGAATTCTCGGACTAAGAGAAATGAGCGAATCATCCGAAGACAGTCCATCATCTAATAG TACGGATTCTCTATTAGAGGAGCGCTATGAAACTGCTCTCGGCCTTCATTATCTGTAA
- the LOC124197171 gene encoding mitochondrial mRNA pseudouridine synthase Trub2-like: MAVSTSVATIREAWFQLNGVMCIYKPTKISWKQLRNTLAFNICRDINQLEETPPRKFVNIESITPDNQLDGELVAPTSYGVTTTTNLTDHKLVRGPAIQLDDIRLFHANRTGYNTSGVLVVGLNKGNRYIDKLNLSRPTSVYQVKGEFGIATDTHWDDGKVWEKATYAHLSKGSIDRVMASIQASNQKSLFQYCGVDPNSQTAYELASTGLLRPAVKGPTVVYGIRCIHFEPPNFTLEIHCINENEEYFAIMIHDLGLTLKTTAVCKQIRCIRYGCFTVEDALLRKHWSLKYLPDHMSLCHTKLKTLPRPTPQLSVYEQPSSSQIEKC, translated from the exons ATGGCTGTTTCCACGTCAGTTGCAACGATAAGGGAGGCCTGGTTTCAATTGAATGGTGTCATGTGTATTTACAAACCTACCAAAATTTCATGGAAGCAGTTAAGAAACACGCTCGCATTCAACATCTGCCGAG atATTAATCAACTCGAAGAGACTCCACCAAGAAAATTTGTAAACATTGAATCTATTACACCCGATAATCAACTTGATGGAGAACTCGTTGCACCTACCAGTTATGGGgtaaccacaacaacaaatcttACTGATCACAAGCTTGTTAGAGGACCAGCAATACAGTTAGATGACATCAGATTATTTCATGCAAACAGAACAGGATACAATACTTCTGGGGTGCTTG TGGTGGGACTCAACAAAGGTAACCGGTATATTGACAAGTTGAATCTCAGTAGACCTACTAGTGTCTACCAAGTAAAAGGTGAATTTGGCATAGCCACTGATACCCATTGGGATGACGGCAAGGTTTGGGAAAAAGCTACTTATGCACATCTATCCAAAGGCAGTATAGATAGGGTGATGGCCTCAATTCAAGCATCTAATCAGAAGAGTTTATTCCA GTACTGTGGAGTAGATCCTAACAGTCAAACAGCTTATGAGCTTGCCAGTACAGGTTTACTTCGACCAGCTGTTAAAGGACCTACTGTTGTGTATGGAATTAGATGTATCCATTTTGAACCTCCAAATTTTACACTGG AAATCCATTGCATAAACGAAAACGAAGAATACTTTGCAATTATGATCCATGACTTGGGTCTAACACTGAAGACAACCGCCGTGTGCAAACAGATACGTTGCATCCGCTACGGATGTTTTACTGTGGAAGACGCGTTACTCAGAAAACATTGGTCACTTAAGTACCTTCCGGATCATATGAGTTTGTGCCATACGAAACTTAAAACTCTTCCACGTCCAACACCACAACTGTCCGTTTACGAGCAGCCATCGTCaagtcaaattgaaaaatgttga